Proteins encoded by one window of Acidipropionibacterium virtanenii:
- a CDS encoding alpha/beta hydrolase: protein MRWTADPLLSGFQCAAIALPEAQHVPGDPDELHASLIRGHEPQRRRALLYLHGWSDCFYQAHLADEVESWGMDFHAVDLRRHGRNLVPGQMAGWIADLDEYGQEIEAALTAIGADHDEITLMGHSTGGLTAALWAAGHPGDVDGLILNSPWIDLQGSFLARLAAGPVSRALTQTAPTAVLPLPIHDNFARAVRREFGGEWDIPPEKSAGDRFVVRAGWLAAVLAGHARVEQGLGIGAPILIMLSARSDLTAAWNEGMRRADTVLDVERLASASVRLGRHLTLVRVEGGLHDLVLSAPPVRAEVFAQMRRWVRAYLS, encoded by the coding sequence ATGAGATGGACTGCTGACCCGCTGCTGTCGGGTTTTCAGTGCGCCGCCATCGCTCTTCCCGAGGCTCAGCACGTCCCGGGAGATCCCGATGAGCTCCATGCGAGCCTCATCAGAGGCCATGAGCCGCAACGGCGGCGTGCACTGCTGTACCTCCATGGTTGGTCGGACTGCTTCTATCAGGCTCATCTGGCCGATGAGGTCGAGTCCTGGGGGATGGACTTCCATGCCGTGGACCTGCGCCGCCACGGCCGCAACCTCGTGCCCGGTCAGATGGCCGGCTGGATCGCGGATCTCGACGAGTACGGCCAGGAGATCGAGGCCGCGTTGACGGCGATCGGCGCCGACCACGACGAGATCACTCTGATGGGTCACTCCACCGGCGGACTGACCGCAGCGCTGTGGGCCGCCGGGCATCCCGGAGACGTCGACGGCCTCATCCTCAACTCGCCCTGGATCGACCTCCAGGGATCCTTCCTGGCCAGGTTGGCCGCGGGGCCGGTGTCCCGGGCCCTCACCCAGACCGCCCCGACAGCCGTCCTGCCACTGCCAATCCACGACAACTTCGCCCGAGCGGTGCGCCGCGAGTTCGGCGGGGAGTGGGACATCCCGCCCGAGAAGAGCGCGGGCGACAGGTTCGTGGTGAGGGCGGGCTGGCTCGCCGCCGTGCTGGCCGGTCATGCCCGGGTCGAGCAGGGCCTGGGGATCGGGGCGCCGATACTCATCATGCTGTCGGCCCGCAGCGACCTGACGGCCGCCTGGAACGAGGGGATGAGGCGGGCCGATACCGTCCTCGACGTCGAGCGGCTGGCCTCGGCCTCGGTGAGGCTCGGCCGTCATCTCACCCTGGTGCGGGTCGAGGGCGGGCTGCACGACCTGGTGCTGTCGGCGCCGCCGGTGCGGGCCGAGGTCTTCGCGCAGATGAGGCGCTGGGTGCGGGCTTATCTGTCCTGA
- a CDS encoding carbohydrate ABC transporter permease — protein MSAATLESEALAAVPHRRHRRTRGEKTWSAIQYVFLTIFGLGILLPLYVLLATSFKQPAGYDQSTAWLLPKVWSVEGWSAAWGTLGPALGRTIVMAVLASVISSILGSFNGYIFAKWRFPGSHLIFVLFLFGMFIPYQAIMIPLSGMMLNIQSSAPWFSGIPTLILCHVVYGIPICTLIFRNYYATAVPTEIVEAARVDGAQTWKTYTKVVLPVSMPGFVVTLIWQFTSAWNDFLFALFLTNQNNGPITFGLNALASGQNPNYPQIMAGVLLASLPTLIVYIVLGKYFVAGLMSGSVK, from the coding sequence ATGTCCGCCGCCACTCTCGAGAGCGAGGCGCTGGCCGCCGTGCCGCACCGGCGTCACCGCAGGACCCGTGGGGAGAAGACCTGGAGCGCCATCCAGTACGTCTTCCTGACCATCTTCGGCCTGGGCATCCTGCTGCCCTTGTACGTGTTGCTGGCGACCAGCTTCAAACAGCCGGCCGGATACGACCAGTCCACCGCCTGGCTGCTGCCGAAGGTGTGGTCGGTGGAGGGCTGGTCGGCGGCCTGGGGCACCCTGGGCCCGGCCCTGGGACGCACCATCGTGATGGCCGTCCTGGCCTCGGTGATCTCCTCGATCCTGGGCTCCTTCAACGGATATATCTTCGCCAAATGGAGATTCCCCGGGTCGCATCTCATCTTCGTGCTCTTCCTGTTCGGGATGTTCATCCCCTACCAGGCGATCATGATCCCGCTGTCCGGGATGATGCTGAATATCCAGAGCAGCGCTCCCTGGTTCTCCGGAATCCCGACCCTGATCCTGTGCCACGTCGTCTACGGCATCCCGATCTGCACCCTCATTTTCCGCAACTACTACGCCACAGCGGTGCCCACCGAGATCGTGGAGGCGGCGCGCGTCGACGGTGCGCAGACCTGGAAGACCTACACCAAGGTGGTGCTGCCCGTCTCGATGCCCGGCTTCGTGGTGACCCTCATCTGGCAGTTCACCAGCGCGTGGAACGACTTCCTCTTCGCGCTCTTCCTCACCAACCAGAACAACGGCCCGATCACCTTCGGCCTCAATGCCCTGGCGTCGGGCCAGAACCCGAATTATCCACAGATCATGGCGGGCGTCCTGCTCGCCTCCCTGCCGACTCTCATCGTCTACATCGTGCTGGGCAAGTACTTCGTGGCCGGCCTGATGAGTGGCTCGGTGAAGTAG
- a CDS encoding ABC transporter substrate-binding protein: MHGKKFAALATASLLVLSGTACGSGGGSGSSTETTSASTPKAGGAGGEVGVFTWWADGSEKKGLDSLETLFKKQYPNDTFKNLAVAGGSGSNAKAKLASDLKNGNPPGSFQGHAGAELMDYIDNDQVEPVDDIIKQLGGTSVFPKTLLDRLTVQGHIYSVPVDIHRANVVWSNTALLKKAGVTSAPTSVDAWLADMAKVKASGVSTPLSIGGTWTQTELLESILAANLGADEYNKLFTKDGKWDSDGVKKSIEQYKKALSFANTASDGDDWPNATDMVADGKAAYNVMGDWAVAEFEMKGKKYHTDWDAFAMPGKDKIFDFLADSFTLPTGTKNPEGTKDWLRFVGSKDAQEAFNSVKGSIPPRTDVSTAKFSEYQQSAMKDFKDSSNVKIVSSIAHGAAVPLAWSSEINTAMSKFYQDKSTDNLVKSLVASHDKYAQ; encoded by the coding sequence ATGCATGGCAAGAAGTTCGCGGCACTTGCAACGGCATCGCTTCTGGTGCTCAGTGGAACGGCCTGTGGATCGGGAGGCGGCAGCGGCTCCTCGACAGAGACGACGTCGGCGTCAACTCCCAAGGCCGGTGGGGCCGGCGGCGAGGTGGGCGTCTTCACCTGGTGGGCCGACGGCTCGGAGAAGAAGGGCCTGGACTCCCTGGAGACCCTGTTCAAGAAGCAGTATCCCAACGACACCTTCAAGAACCTCGCGGTGGCCGGCGGATCGGGCTCGAACGCCAAGGCGAAGCTGGCCTCGGACCTCAAGAACGGCAACCCGCCCGGATCATTCCAGGGCCATGCCGGCGCCGAGCTGATGGACTACATCGACAACGATCAGGTCGAGCCCGTCGACGACATCATCAAGCAGCTCGGCGGTACCTCCGTCTTCCCGAAGACCCTGCTCGACCGCCTCACCGTCCAGGGACACATCTATTCGGTGCCCGTCGACATCCACCGCGCCAATGTCGTGTGGAGCAACACCGCGCTGCTCAAGAAGGCCGGGGTGACCAGCGCTCCGACGTCGGTGGACGCGTGGCTCGCCGACATGGCGAAGGTCAAGGCCTCCGGGGTCTCCACCCCGCTGTCGATCGGCGGCACCTGGACCCAGACCGAGCTGCTGGAGTCCATCCTGGCGGCCAACCTCGGCGCAGACGAGTACAACAAGCTGTTCACCAAGGACGGTAAGTGGGATTCGGACGGCGTCAAGAAGTCCATCGAGCAGTACAAGAAGGCCCTGAGCTTCGCCAACACCGCCTCGGACGGCGACGACTGGCCCAATGCCACCGACATGGTGGCGGACGGCAAGGCCGCCTACAACGTCATGGGCGACTGGGCGGTCGCCGAGTTCGAGATGAAGGGCAAGAAGTACCACACCGACTGGGACGCCTTCGCGATGCCCGGCAAGGACAAGATCTTCGACTTCCTGGCCGATTCCTTCACCCTGCCGACCGGTACCAAGAACCCCGAGGGCACGAAGGACTGGCTGCGGTTCGTCGGATCGAAGGACGCCCAGGAGGCCTTCAACTCCGTCAAGGGCTCGATCCCGCCGAGGACTGACGTCAGCACCGCCAAGTTCAGCGAGTACCAGCAGTCCGCGATGAAGGATTTCAAGGACTCCTCCAATGTGAAGATCGTGTCCTCGATCGCCCACGGCGCCGCTGTCCCGCTGGCCTGGAGCTCGGAGATCAACACCGCGATGAGCAAGTTCTACCAGGACAAGAGCACCGACAACCTGGTGAAATCGCTGGTGGCCTCGCACGACAAGTACGCGCAATGA
- a CDS encoding DNA adenine methylase, which translates to MTTQLVTAADGRAQVRAYPHLRYMGSKYKLLPTLASVFAEIGGQTALDPFCGSGVVSYLLKAMGYQVTSGDYMAFPVVLAQAACVNQSQTLAGDDVAKIVSGNADGRDFIERTYDGLFFTHDDLRFLDAAWSQIDRLDGPKRSLAIAALVLAAARKQPRGVFTVTGLRYDDGRSQLHLPLAQQFKMSVEAWNGAVFQRAPCQAVRGDALEAPTGAGLVYLDPPLRSATR; encoded by the coding sequence ATGACAACACAACTGGTGACCGCCGCAGATGGCAGGGCGCAGGTCCGCGCCTACCCGCATCTGCGTTACATGGGCTCGAAGTACAAGCTCCTGCCCACTCTCGCATCGGTGTTCGCCGAGATCGGCGGCCAGACCGCCCTCGACCCATTCTGCGGGTCCGGGGTCGTGTCCTACCTGCTCAAAGCCATGGGCTATCAGGTGACCTCCGGCGACTACATGGCCTTCCCTGTCGTTCTCGCCCAGGCAGCGTGCGTGAACCAGAGCCAGACTCTCGCCGGTGATGATGTCGCCAAGATCGTTTCCGGGAACGCGGACGGCCGGGATTTCATCGAGCGCACCTACGATGGTCTGTTCTTCACACACGATGACCTTCGATTTCTGGACGCCGCCTGGTCGCAGATCGATCGGCTCGACGGACCGAAGAGATCGTTGGCAATCGCCGCACTGGTACTGGCAGCGGCCCGCAAACAGCCTCGTGGCGTCTTCACCGTGACGGGATTGCGCTACGACGACGGACGGTCTCAACTGCATCTGCCTCTCGCCCAGCAGTTCAAGATGTCGGTCGAGGCATGGAATGGCGCAGTGTTCCAGAGAGCACCTTGTCAGGCGGTCAGAGGAGACGCTCTGGAAGCCCCGACCGGAGCGGGTTTGGTCTACCTCGACCCCCCCCTACGCTCCGCCACGCGATGA
- a CDS encoding NAD(P)H-binding protein: MSKLTIIGGHGKVALLLEPILIAAGYEVDAVIRDSRQAADVEGTGANPVVQDIQRLSTDNLAELLRDSDAVVWSAGAGGGDPARTYAVDRDAAIRTIDAAAQSDTTRFIMVSYLGAGPDHGVPSDDAFFPYADAKAAADAHLHASGLDWTIIAPGSLTLDPPTGLIEADPTGPGSVPRADVAAVIAAALADPTTVHRTIGFVSGPTPIADAVRHGA, from the coding sequence ATGTCGAAACTCACCATCATCGGCGGCCACGGCAAGGTCGCCCTGCTGCTCGAGCCGATACTCATCGCCGCCGGCTACGAGGTCGACGCCGTGATCCGCGACTCCCGCCAGGCTGCCGATGTCGAGGGCACCGGAGCCAACCCGGTCGTCCAGGACATCCAGAGGCTGTCGACCGACAATCTCGCGGAACTTCTGCGCGACTCCGACGCCGTGGTCTGGTCGGCCGGAGCAGGCGGAGGCGATCCGGCCCGCACCTACGCCGTCGATCGTGACGCCGCAATCCGGACGATCGACGCCGCCGCACAGTCCGACACCACGCGTTTCATCATGGTGTCCTACCTGGGAGCCGGACCCGATCATGGCGTCCCCAGCGATGACGCCTTCTTCCCCTACGCCGACGCCAAGGCGGCCGCGGACGCCCATCTGCACGCCTCCGGTCTGGACTGGACGATCATCGCTCCCGGCTCGCTCACCCTCGATCCGCCCACCGGACTCATCGAGGCGGATCCCACCGGCCCAGGGTCGGTGCCGCGCGCCGACGTCGCCGCTGTCATCGCAGCCGCCCTCGCCGACCCCACCACCGTCCACCGCACCATCGGCTTCGTCTCCGGCCCCACCCCCATCGCGGACGCCGTCCGGCATGGCGCCTGA
- the purM gene encoding phosphoribosylformylglycinamidine cyclo-ligase — MTPEPSTADAVPSAYSLAGVDIEAGERAVTLMKEHVAKTHRPEVLGGLGGFAGFFDASALTGYRHPVLATSTDGVGTKVAIAQAMDIHDTIGFDLIGMLVDDLVVVGAEPWFVTDYIACGHVRPERIADVVKGIAAACRKAGCALLGGETAEHPGLLAPDEYDVAGATTGAVEKEDILGPERVQEGDALVAVASSGLHSNGYSLVRNVLLAQAGWKLERTVPELGRTLGEELLTPTTVYAADLLALIKEVPVHAMSHVTGGGLANNLARVLPAGLGAVVERDTWAPAPIFGLVQEVGRVSRPDLEATLNMGIGMVLVLPVDRAEEAVSRMAGRGLRSWRCGTVTALTGDAAPAVQLVGNYLAG; from the coding sequence ATGACCCCTGAGCCCAGCACCGCCGACGCCGTCCCCTCCGCGTACTCGCTGGCGGGGGTCGACATCGAGGCGGGGGAGCGCGCCGTCACCCTCATGAAGGAGCACGTCGCCAAGACCCACAGGCCCGAGGTGCTGGGCGGGTTGGGCGGATTCGCCGGCTTCTTCGATGCCTCCGCGCTCACCGGCTACCGGCATCCGGTGCTGGCCACCTCCACCGACGGGGTGGGTACCAAGGTGGCGATCGCCCAGGCCATGGACATCCACGACACCATCGGCTTCGATCTTATCGGGATGCTCGTCGACGACCTGGTGGTGGTGGGCGCCGAGCCCTGGTTCGTCACCGACTACATCGCCTGCGGACACGTCCGCCCCGAACGCATCGCCGACGTCGTGAAGGGCATTGCGGCCGCCTGCCGGAAGGCCGGGTGCGCACTGCTGGGAGGGGAGACCGCAGAGCATCCCGGTTTGCTGGCCCCCGACGAGTACGACGTCGCCGGGGCCACCACGGGAGCCGTCGAGAAGGAGGACATCCTCGGGCCCGAGCGGGTCCAGGAGGGCGATGCCCTGGTCGCGGTGGCCTCCTCCGGCCTGCACTCCAACGGCTACTCGCTGGTGCGCAATGTGCTGCTGGCCCAGGCCGGCTGGAAGCTCGAGCGGACCGTACCCGAGCTGGGTCGGACCCTCGGCGAGGAACTGCTGACCCCCACCACCGTCTACGCGGCCGACCTGCTGGCCCTCATCAAGGAGGTGCCGGTGCATGCCATGAGCCATGTCACCGGCGGCGGGCTGGCCAACAATCTGGCCCGGGTGCTCCCCGCCGGCCTGGGCGCCGTCGTGGAGCGCGACACATGGGCCCCCGCCCCGATCTTCGGGCTGGTCCAGGAGGTCGGGCGGGTCAGCCGACCGGATCTGGAGGCGACCCTCAATATGGGGATCGGGATGGTGCTGGTGCTTCCCGTCGACCGGGCCGAGGAGGCCGTCAGCCGGATGGCCGGCCGGGGACTGCGGAGCTGGCGGTGCGGCACGGTGACCGCTCTCACTGGGGACGCCGCCCCTGCGGTTCAGCTTGTGGGGAACTACTTGGCGGGCTGA
- the purF gene encoding amidophosphoribosyltransferase, producing MTRADGLLTADLDPQDHGPQDACGVIGIYAPGEEVAKLTYFGMYALQHRGQESAGMAVSDGARTMVFKDMGLVSQVFDEATLNSLRGGLAIGHTRYSTTGSSVWDNAQPTFRSRPGGGGLALAHNGNLTNSEELEEVIAQRDPHAVVPHKDRMDSTSDTTLMTALMATYEGALDEIALQVLPSLKGAFSLVFMDDTTLCAARDPQGIRPLVLGRLQGGWVVASETAAIDIVGATFVREIEPGEMVTISAAGLRSARFAQARPKGCIFEYVYLARPDTLIAGRRIHNVRVKIGKILAAEAPVDADLVIPVPESGTPAAIGYADESGIKYGMGLVKNSYVGRTFIQPSQTLRNLGIRLKLNPLRDVIEGKRLVVVDDSIVRGNTQRQLVRMLREAGAKEVHVRISSPPVKWPCFYGIDFATRAQLIAAGLSTDEICRSIGADSLAYVSLDGLITATHVPAEDLCRACFDGVYPVQVPRGVEPMLADSLSTARPDQPQLPEEPEGDQS from the coding sequence GTGACCCGCGCTGACGGACTTCTCACCGCAGACCTCGATCCCCAGGATCATGGCCCCCAGGACGCCTGTGGCGTCATCGGGATCTATGCTCCCGGCGAAGAGGTCGCCAAGCTCACCTACTTCGGCATGTACGCCCTCCAGCACCGCGGCCAGGAGTCGGCCGGGATGGCGGTCTCGGACGGGGCGCGCACGATGGTCTTCAAGGACATGGGCCTGGTCTCCCAGGTCTTCGACGAGGCCACCCTGAACTCGCTGAGGGGCGGCCTGGCGATCGGCCACACCCGGTACTCGACGACCGGCTCCAGCGTCTGGGACAACGCCCAGCCGACCTTCCGGTCGCGTCCCGGCGGGGGAGGCCTGGCCCTGGCCCACAACGGGAACCTCACCAACTCCGAGGAGCTGGAGGAAGTCATCGCCCAGCGCGACCCGCACGCCGTGGTTCCGCACAAGGACCGGATGGACTCCACCTCCGACACGACGCTGATGACCGCCCTGATGGCCACCTACGAGGGTGCCCTCGACGAGATCGCGCTCCAGGTGCTGCCCAGCCTCAAGGGGGCCTTCAGCCTGGTCTTCATGGACGACACCACGCTGTGTGCCGCGCGCGATCCCCAGGGCATCAGGCCGCTGGTCCTCGGGCGTCTCCAGGGCGGCTGGGTGGTGGCCTCCGAGACCGCCGCCATCGACATCGTCGGGGCCACCTTCGTCCGTGAGATCGAGCCCGGCGAGATGGTCACCATCAGCGCCGCCGGGCTGCGCAGCGCCCGTTTCGCCCAGGCCCGTCCCAAGGGCTGCATCTTCGAGTACGTCTATCTGGCCAGGCCCGACACTCTCATCGCGGGGCGGCGGATCCACAATGTGCGGGTCAAGATCGGCAAGATCCTGGCGGCCGAGGCCCCGGTCGACGCCGACCTGGTGATCCCGGTTCCCGAGTCCGGCACGCCGGCCGCGATCGGTTACGCCGACGAGTCCGGCATCAAGTACGGGATGGGCCTGGTGAAGAACTCCTACGTCGGGCGCACCTTCATCCAGCCCTCCCAGACCCTGCGCAACCTCGGCATCCGGCTCAAGCTCAACCCGCTGCGCGACGTCATCGAGGGCAAGCGCCTGGTGGTGGTCGACGACTCGATCGTGCGCGGCAACACCCAGCGCCAGCTCGTGAGGATGCTGCGGGAGGCGGGCGCCAAGGAGGTCCATGTGAGGATCTCCTCCCCGCCGGTGAAGTGGCCCTGCTTCTACGGCATCGATTTCGCCACCCGGGCCCAGCTCATCGCCGCGGGCCTGTCCACCGACGAGATCTGCCGGTCCATCGGCGCCGACTCGCTGGCCTACGTCAGCCTCGACGGCCTCATCACCGCCACCCATGTCCCGGCCGAGGACCTGTGCCGGGCCTGCTTCGACGGCGTCTATCCGGTGCAGGTGCCGCGTGGCGTCGAGCCGATGCTGGCCGACTCCCTGTCGACCGCCCGCCCGGACCAGCCCCAACTGCCCGAAGAACCCGAGGGAGACCAGTCATGA
- a CDS encoding DUF3073 domain-containing protein, which yields MGRGRAKAKQTKVARDLKYRSVDMDLESLERELRGDQARESQDDGEDELPDKYADLAEKYAHYGDDDQ from the coding sequence ATGGGGCGCGGCCGTGCAAAGGCGAAGCAGACCAAGGTTGCTCGCGATCTGAAATATCGCTCGGTTGATATGGATCTCGAGTCCTTGGAGCGCGAATTGAGAGGCGACCAGGCTCGTGAGAGTCAGGATGACGGGGAAGATGAGCTCCCCGACAAGTACGCCGACCTGGCTGAGAAGTACGCCCATTACGGAGACGACGACCAGTGA
- a CDS encoding carbohydrate ABC transporter permease: MRKIRGWLPSFLFVLPSIILIGIFVYGFIIRNVATSFEAVKTKSGRIKAPGGFENYTDLLGDPRYQHALWNLLVLTVVFVAGTMFFGLLWALLLERGVKFEGVYRSILLAPMAVSFVAAGVVWRWLLSPAQGEGAVGLNQLFQYLGLSGLQSSWYSAGKFNMASMAIPAVWQLSGYIMALFLAGFRGISEDQREAARVDGASEIRLYRHVLFPQLSPIALSALIIVGHMSMKMFDLIYSIAGQSSYTAEVPATLMWTQMFQLNDPTAAAVNATVLLLIVAVAVIPYLIYTNRSEKGGR, from the coding sequence ATGAGAAAAATTCGGGGTTGGCTGCCCAGCTTCCTGTTCGTGCTGCCGTCAATCATCCTGATCGGAATATTCGTCTACGGATTCATCATCCGGAATGTTGCGACATCATTCGAGGCAGTCAAGACGAAATCAGGCAGGATCAAGGCCCCCGGCGGGTTCGAGAATTACACCGATCTCCTTGGTGACCCGCGATATCAGCACGCCCTGTGGAACCTGTTGGTGCTCACCGTGGTGTTCGTGGCCGGGACGATGTTCTTCGGACTGCTGTGGGCCCTGCTGCTGGAGCGGGGGGTGAAGTTCGAGGGCGTCTACCGATCGATCCTGCTGGCGCCGATGGCGGTCTCCTTCGTGGCCGCCGGCGTCGTCTGGCGCTGGCTGCTCTCCCCGGCCCAGGGCGAGGGCGCGGTCGGTCTCAATCAGCTCTTCCAGTACCTGGGGCTGTCGGGGCTGCAGTCCTCCTGGTACTCCGCCGGGAAGTTCAACATGGCCTCGATGGCGATCCCGGCGGTCTGGCAGTTGTCGGGCTACATCATGGCGCTGTTCCTGGCCGGGTTCCGCGGCATCTCCGAGGATCAGCGCGAGGCCGCCCGGGTGGACGGCGCCAGCGAGATCAGGCTCTACCGCCACGTGCTCTTCCCCCAGCTGTCGCCCATCGCGCTGAGCGCACTCATCATCGTGGGTCACATGTCGATGAAGATGTTCGATCTCATCTACTCCATCGCCGGCCAGAGCTCCTACACCGCCGAGGTGCCGGCGACCTTGATGTGGACCCAGATGTTCCAGCTCAACGACCCGACCGCCGCCGCGGTCAACGCCACCGTCCTGCTGCTCATCGTGGCGGTCGCCGTCATCCCGTACCTCATCTACACCAATCGCTCCGAGAAGGGAGGCCGCTGA
- a CDS encoding MFS transporter, with product MPAIRYSRLFSYSGPAFVAVGFGARLPLAMSQLGTMLLVSSPMVAGWMGPGGVAAGAVALANAVGSPIFGSLTDRRGQRGILLLQSLIGGAALIVEAAVAVVGAPWALVALIGAVAGFFTPQVGTMARVRWRAVAAAHPDRKAGILETSFAWEGSADEASFALGPALTGVLAVLMGPVPAIIAAGVMLIVLGCWFAVDPTVRLVAAMPAAPGVAAARAGTSRRGRREPVLTPGVLAALVGLLMIGTIFGSVQTGTTTLATAEGRPGLAGLLHALLSVGSATAGLLLPRLARRIGLVRRWHIFATALAILALPLLAVGSLGTLVPELLVLGLAVAPYLITLYSVAERAARPSRIGMVMTMLAATTSLGYSVGTSIAGRLADWGGHTPAYAVTVAAALVACLLGWLLAARVTPQEHAVAADGPGAGEPAVN from the coding sequence GTGCCAGCGATCCGTTACTCCCGTCTGTTCTCCTATTCCGGGCCCGCCTTCGTCGCGGTCGGGTTCGGCGCCCGCCTGCCCCTGGCGATGAGCCAGCTCGGCACCATGCTGCTGGTCTCCAGCCCGATGGTGGCCGGCTGGATGGGCCCCGGCGGGGTGGCCGCCGGAGCGGTGGCCCTGGCCAACGCGGTCGGCTCCCCGATCTTCGGTTCGCTGACCGACCGCCGCGGGCAGCGGGGCATCCTGCTGCTCCAGTCTCTGATCGGTGGCGCCGCCCTGATCGTCGAGGCGGCGGTCGCGGTCGTCGGTGCCCCGTGGGCCCTGGTGGCCCTCATCGGTGCGGTCGCCGGGTTCTTCACGCCCCAGGTCGGCACCATGGCCAGGGTCCGCTGGCGGGCCGTGGCGGCCGCGCATCCGGACCGGAAGGCCGGGATCCTGGAGACCTCCTTCGCCTGGGAGGGATCGGCCGACGAGGCCTCCTTCGCGCTGGGCCCGGCACTGACCGGCGTCCTCGCGGTGCTGATGGGCCCGGTGCCGGCGATCATCGCCGCCGGCGTCATGCTCATCGTCCTGGGATGCTGGTTCGCCGTCGACCCGACGGTGCGCCTGGTCGCCGCGATGCCCGCGGCTCCCGGCGTCGCGGCCGCTCGTGCCGGAACCTCTCGTCGCGGCCGTCGCGAGCCGGTACTGACCCCCGGTGTGCTGGCGGCCCTGGTCGGCCTGCTCATGATCGGGACGATCTTCGGTTCGGTGCAGACCGGCACCACCACCCTGGCGACCGCCGAAGGACGCCCGGGCCTGGCCGGCCTGCTGCACGCCCTGCTGTCGGTGGGAAGCGCGACCGCCGGTCTGCTGCTTCCCCGGCTGGCCAGGCGGATCGGCCTGGTGCGGCGCTGGCACATCTTCGCCACGGCCCTGGCGATCCTGGCGCTGCCTCTGCTGGCCGTCGGATCGCTGGGGACTCTGGTGCCCGAGCTGCTGGTCCTGGGCCTGGCTGTTGCCCCCTACCTCATCACCCTGTACTCGGTGGCCGAGCGCGCCGCCAGGCCGTCCCGGATCGGTATGGTGATGACCATGCTGGCGGCCACCACGAGCCTCGGCTACTCCGTGGGCACCTCGATCGCCGGGCGGTTGGCGGACTGGGGAGGCCACACCCCGGCCTACGCGGTCACCGTGGCCGCGGCTCTGGTGGCCTGTCTGCTCGGCTGGCTGCTGGCCGCCCGGGTGACGCCGCAGGAGCATGCAGTGGCCGCCGACGGGCCAGGGGCGGGGGAGCCCGCGGTGAACTGA